From the genome of Bombus vancouverensis nearcticus chromosome 4, iyBomVanc1_principal, whole genome shotgun sequence:
ATCTGTTTAATGCCGCGAGGCGTGGCCGGTGATCTTCCGAAAGGATTTTTGaagaatttagaaattaaaatttgaatttccTTCGTCATTGGTAGACTACGGATGTTCATGGATTTGCGGAATATTTAAAGGtgcaaaaatgtagaaaatgcTTGACGCGTTTTAAAAAtcacaaattttttattattaccgcTTATTCGATAGCAAGACAGTCTTTGCGTTTAATCGAACTTTACGTTCGGAACTCGACTTTAAAGCAAAGATCAGATCTCCTTAGGAACAATATCATTGAAACTTGGttacaaaatttaaacattttcCAGCATTTACGTTGTTGCGATATCGATTAGAGACTCGAGCAGAAAACGAATTCTAAGTAACCTCAATCGCGAGAAAGCCTCATCATACATATACAGCGAGGAGCATAACTGAATCAATAATCACAGCGTTGATGGCACGTGAAAAACTTGACGACAGTAAATAATGATTTGCACGAAGCTCGCGATTATCGAGTTCAATTACGCTCTTCACCGTACTAACCTAACCGAAAACCGCTCCTGTTTCTCAAAAGATCTTTCGATAGATCGTAAACTACTGCACCTTCAAAGAGGAACATCCGGAGATCCATCAAGATGTGTGTCCACTGGAGATGAAGCACATCGGCGAAGACGACGTGATGTCAGTGCCAGCTTACAGGACGCAGGATGGCAGGAGAATAATGATCTATCGACTGGGAAATTGGGATCCAAGGAAATATGGCGTGGAGGAGATCTTTAAAGCCACGGTCATCATTCTTGAACTCGGAGTTTTGGAGCCGAGAGCGCAAATCCTTGGCGGCGATGTAATTTTTGATCTGGAGGGCATCACTATGGCGCATGCGTGGACTATCACTCCCCAggtatttctttttattctctttATTCCTTCGGGATAACGCCGATAATCGGCCAGATGATAATTGACGCTGTACGAGAACGAAAGAGAAGGGGAAACGAGAATCGAGCACTCGATTAAACGAAACTCAGTCGCGGAAGAAGCATCTAAATCCGAGAGCAAGATATCTTAGCTACCGGTATCGATCTGCTTTCAGCGTTCTTGAAACTTAAACCATCTATAACGTCCTTGAAACTAATCGTCTCTCATTTTATCCGGCGACCTCCTGTTACGTTTATTCATCCCGGCCGAATATCCGGTGAAGTGGTAGCTGTGTAAAGGCGGCACTAATGGTGTCCTTGAAACTTCAACAATTCGCAAAGTTCTCGACACAGATCTTCTTCCGTGCAGCCACTAACTTCTTCGTCGGACCCCGATCCTTCGTCTAGTCGTTGGTTCGACGACGGAGAAAGATAACGTTGTACGACAACGCGGAAGAATCGAGAACTTGCAGGTGGCCGAACTTTGACGTCACTTTTCGATCATTTTTCCTACTGTTGCAAAATCATTACAAAATATTCCTTCGTATCTTTGTCCCTTGCATTGGAGGATTTATCGTCACTGAGAAGTTCCAGATACGAGATCGTCGCTATTTAAGTAAATGTCAACATTTGGCCGATACTACTTCAAAAATTCAATATTCTTAAAAGTAAGAGGATCGTGTCTTAAATCTTAGTTTAGTCCAGTTAGTATGCAGTGACTGGAGCGTTTCAATTTTAGAATGTCAATTGCCGGTTTATTCCCTCGCATTAACTCTTCTCACAAACATCTCAATATCGATAAAGAGCATAGAATTAGGAAAATCTGCAAATCTAAAAGCCGTATTATCCTCGCGGTACTTTTGCACGATTGAGCTGGAGAACGTAGCTGAAAGCCGGCGTTAAAAGGAAATCCACTTTATCCTCCTCGAAATCTCGAGATATCTTACTGTTTCGATCAATGCAATTCCAATGTAAGCTTGATCAAGTTAACAGCTCATTGGGCAGCGATAAATTGCAGTAAATCATCGAGTTTCGAATGTTAGGAGATACGCGAATGTATCGAGTGTTGGAGATCGAGCGTGAATAAATTTCATCTGAAACGaggatgaaaaaaaagaaaaagataacgatttgaaataataaatcattgtatttatttctaacaaccattttatttctctttcgaAAGTATAGCATAGGAGTAAGAAACGTATTTAGCTAAATGACCGTGATGTAATcgtaaaaaatgaatttttaacaaattcaaTAATCATCGATCTTCTCTTTCTGTCTTCGCTAGGTGGCCAGTATGGTGGTAGCTTTGATAGTGTCAGCGTTCCCAATGACGACCCACGCTATACACATCCTCCATCAATCCTGGGTATTCGACGTGATGTTCTCGGTATTTAAGCCACTTCTGGACGTGAAGATGCAGAACAAGATCTTCTTTCACGGTAGCAACATGGAAAGCCTTCACGAGCACATCTCACCGTTCCATTTGCCGAAGAAGTATGGCGGAACCAGGGAGGAATTGGCTTACTACAAGTGGATAGACAACCTCAGCAAAGTCCCTCAAATCGTCAAAGAGATGAAGCAAGTCGGCTACATAGTCCCTGAGGAGATACAGAAGCAGTTAGACCAATTGGTCGAGGATTGAATTAGGATGTGCCTCAGGGATTCCTGCGTTGCCAGTTCAATATTATCTTCCATTCTTGATTAACAGTAACTATGTACGTTTCATGGTCATTTATAGACACGTCGATCCAGTTAGGATTTGGCTTGActctgtttttttttatttcgtttacttttttttttatatcatcGTTGCTTTAACGCGTTTCTTCCCTGTCAGAGGATACATTTTATTTAGAGTAACTATCACATTAGACGCAACTGaagtattgtatattttataatcgATATTCCATTATTACGTTCGTTCCACGACTtcctatattttttactatttagTGGTCACCGAGTACTTTCCACTATAGTATTGATTAAACGTTTTAGAAAAATcactcttccttcttctcttttgCCGAATCTCCATTGGACGCTAGAATAAGATCGCGAATTGATAATAAATGGATCCGAGACGAATTAATGGCTTGAAAAAAATCGACATCGTTCAATTTCCTGGGAAATGGAGGGACTGGCGTTGACTGTATCCATAGATCGAATCGAAACCTTCGTTTTCCCGGCAGAATCAAACGAAACGAGGGCTATCAATCTCCTTTATCAAGATACGAACATCGTTCAGACTATGTACGTTAAAAGATTGACGATTTATTAGCAAACGATCTCAAAGAAAAATGAATCTTAAGTTAAAGTTACGATTCGAGCTGATCAAATTTATtcgctttttaattttttccattttaattacGACAAACAGTTAAATTACGCGTATTCTGATGTAAAATTCTGAATATATAATCGACGGTTAATCGAGACCGATTTGCGTAACAGGTTTGAATAAAAACAAGTTTAAATATAATACAAGCGCGCAGTGAATCATTGGATTAGTCACGAGCGCGAAGCGCAATTATAAGTAAACCGCAGGTATATATTTCTAGAActttcgaaacaaataacacgTAAGCGACAAATGAAAATTACGACTCGTGTCTATCGGAAATCGACTAACAATACTGATTTTTGTGCTCGACTTCGAATACCACGATCGAAGAATACGTTCGCTGTTCCGGTCTTCAGCGAAACTGCAGcgaaatttcaagaattctcgTCGAAGTTCGATCACTCGAAAACAAGTTGTAAGCGTTGAAATTGCAAACGTAACTGCATGCAAGCGAAGAATCGCAGCGACGTAAGCAAATCTGCTATTAGCTTTCGCAAAATGTGTTTCacgtttattattaaaaaaatgtatcgTCTCTTGAAATCGTGAAAATGAATATCGTACCAAGTCAAAAGATAATTAGCAACACGCAAAAGTAATTTAATTATGAAACCAGAAAAGGGAAGATACTTTC
Proteins encoded in this window:
- the LOC117161480 gene encoding alpha-tocopherol transfer protein isoform X2 produces the protein MPEFKDDQIQSNDEEVCLDLGEPSPEVMEYARRELGETDDVKCRTLQELRDMIYERGECLPHRMDDDFLIRFLRTRNFNVNRAHRLIVNYCTFKEEHPEIHQDVCPLEMKHIGEDDVMSVPAYRTQDGRRIMIYRLGNWDPRKYGVEEIFKATVIILELGVLEPRAQILGGDVIFDLEGITMAHAWTITPQVASMVVALIVSAFPMTTHAIHILHQSWVFDVMFSVFKPLLDVKMQNKIFFHGSNMESLHEHISPFHLPKKYGGTREELAYYKWIDNLSKVPQIVKEMKQVGYIVPEEIQKQLDQLVED
- the LOC117161480 gene encoding alpha-tocopherol transfer protein isoform X1; the protein is MPQDTKDVPNGRIGVTLKNEPKPGAERELLLEEDSPKNGDIDVGKCCNDSNGMPEFKDDQIQSNDEEVCLDLGEPSPEVMEYARRELGETDDVKCRTLQELRDMIYERGECLPHRMDDDFLIRFLRTRNFNVNRAHRLIVNYCTFKEEHPEIHQDVCPLEMKHIGEDDVMSVPAYRTQDGRRIMIYRLGNWDPRKYGVEEIFKATVIILELGVLEPRAQILGGDVIFDLEGITMAHAWTITPQVASMVVALIVSAFPMTTHAIHILHQSWVFDVMFSVFKPLLDVKMQNKIFFHGSNMESLHEHISPFHLPKKYGGTREELAYYKWIDNLSKVPQIVKEMKQVGYIVPEEIQKQLDQLVED